The genome window GGTGTTGAAACAGAAACTATAAAACTATTAAACAAACTAAAGCAGCAACAGAAAACTCCCCGCCTTAGACAAGGAGGGGATAAAGGAGTGGTTGGATAATCGGCAACTATAATTAATTAGTGTAATTACTACCTATAACCAATCCTGTCAATCCATTAATCCTGAAAATCCTGATTCAGACAGAAAAAGAGCTGCCCCTGAGAACAGCTCCTTCCTATAAATCGAAACTTAAAACTTCAAAATTCCCTACACCGACTTACTAAATACCGGCGTAGTTGGTTGCTGCGACCATAGTCTTGAATCAAGGCACATGGCGATGTTGCGCACGAACGGGTGGCCGGCAGGTAGTATCTGTATACTTTTGTTCGTGTATTCTACCAAGCCATCTTCGGCAAGTGGTTGCAGGCGATCAAGAGCATCGGTAAAGTAAGGGGCCATGGCTTCGTCCCACTCGGTGCGGAACTGGCACATTAGGTTCAGGATATGCTTGCGGATCAGGCGGTCTTCTGCAGTTAATTCGTGACCTTTCAGTATTGGTAAGATACCTGAGTTAACCACTTCTTCGTAGGCTTCCACTTCCTTAATGTTCTGCATAAAAGCGGTACGTGTATCTGAAATGCTGGAGCAACCTAAGCCTATCAGCAGCTCTGTGTGGCGTGGGGTGTAACCCATAAAGTTACGATGCAGGGTACCGTTTTTTGCAGCCAGGTATAGTTCGTCGGTTGGCAGGGCAAAGTGGTCCAGGCCGATCTCGATGTAACCGGCTTCTTCCAGCATGGCGCGGCCCATTTCGTATAATCCCCGTTTTACAGATGGCTCGGGCAGGTCAGCTTCGGAGTAGCGGCGCTGGGCTTTGCTCTTCCAAGGCACGTGGGCGTAACTATAAAACGCAATACGTTCCGGACGAAGCTCTTTTACTCGCTCTATAGTATGGCGCACGCTGTCGGCAGTCTGCATAGGTAGGCCGTAAATAATGTCGCCGTTTATAGAAGTATAGCCGATTTCGCGGGCAGCGTCAAAGATCTCTTTTGTTTTCTCGAAGGTCTGGATGCGGTTGATCACGAACTGCACGCGTACATCAAAATCCTGTATACCTACGCTCAGTCTTCTGAAACCCAGGTCGTACAGCACCTGCAGTTGCTCGGCGTTGGTAGCGTTCGGGTGTACTTCTATACTTAAAGCAGCATCCGGGGCCAGTTCGGCTTTCTCCAGTATTTTGCCCAGCATCAGTTTCAGGTTCTCGGCCCCGAAAAAAGTAGGCGTACCACCGCCCAGGTGCAGTTCTGTAATGCGAGGTTTCCTGCCAAAAACCTGCAGGTAGCGTTCCCATTCCTTTAAAATGGCAACTATATAAGGTTCTTCAACGGCATGGTTGGTGGTAATGCGCTTGTTGCAACCGCAGTAGGTGCAAAGTTTCTCGCAGAAAGGCAGGTGCATGTACACACTGATGCCCTCGGTGTCGTTGGTTTTATCGAAAGCCTGTTTTACGTGCAGCATCCAGGCGGCTTCGGTCAGGGGAGTTTCGTCCCAGAACGGCACAGTCGGGTAGCTGGTGTACCTTGGCGAAGGCACATCGTATTTGGCAAGTAGTTCAGTTGGTGTAGTTACTGGTGCGGTCATAACGTACAGATTTAGTATAGTTGCCCCAATTCCGGGCTGTGTTTATACTGCAAATGTCCGAAGAAGCTACGCCGCAGGAAATGATATATGTCAGTAGTAGGGGAGTGGAAAGGGGATATTTGTCAGGTTTAACTTCTAACGGACTTAGCTATGCAGAGGGCGAAGCAAAGCGAGCCTTTTGTATAAGGTATGGTTAGCACCTGTATTTATTTATCAAATTTAATTGCATCATTCGGGTAATGCTTTTCTAATCTAAAAAAGCCGCTTTCATCGTCTTGCATGATTAATACACCCCAGTCTGATAAGCGGTCAATAAGGTAAGCTTCTTCTTTATTGCTCAACTGTAAATCACTCTTCCTATACCCATTGTCTCTGAAGTAATGGTCAAGTAATTGTCGTTTCCCTTGTGCTGCTACTGAGTCCACGCTTTTCCACTTTCTGATAACAGTTACTTGATCCATAGCTTCTTTATTAAGCATCAATAGCTTTGTCCCTTTTACTAGTTCGACGAGTGATAATGAATCTTTAGGTGAACCTACTATTTCACTTAGTTCAATCAATTCCCAAAGTTCAGGTAACAGTATTCTTATAGTGTCACCTCTATAAGTAGCACCAATCGTAAAGAAGTAGTTAGGTCTTAAAGCTCCTGGAACTTGTACAACATAATCAGGGTCTGTCTCACGCTTTGAATAATATGGAGTATAGTTATGCATAACTCCTTTGATAAAGTTATCAAGTTTCCTGCCCTCATTAGTAGTTGAGTTTTCCGCGTTATTACCAACCTTCTGGCATCCAAACAGTAGAAAAACAAAAAGCAGGAAAAACAAAATCACAAGCTTTATCTGATGCATTTAATCCTTTTTATATTCTCTATGTGTGCTAAAAAATGTATAACAGTAAACATACGCTTATCTGTACTATATACAGATTTAGTAATGTGTCTTGAATTAAAATCTACAGCCAATATATAAACTTTATCTAATACTTAAATCCCAAACTATAAAAGCATCTCTCCCCAAAACTTACTACTTTCACGGCTATACTTTACCCGAACCTGACCGATGAAGATAACTGTACCAACCCTGCTGCTCGATAAGGAAAAATGCCAGTGTAACATCCGCATGATGGTGGAGAAAGCCCGGCGCAATAACCTAAGGTTGCGACCGCATTTTAAAACGCACCAATCGGCGCAGGTAGGCGAGTGCTTCAGGCAGGAAGGCGTAGAAAGTATAACAGTATCATCTCTACGGATGGCGCGGTACTTTGCCAACCACGGCTGGACCGATATTATGGTAGCTATACCCGTAAATGTGCTGGAACTGGAAACTATAAACGAACTGGCTAGCCGTGTGCGCCTGCACCTTATAGTTGTGAACGAAGAAGTGCTTCCTGTGCTGCAGCAAGGTTTATACCACAACGTGGCAGTCTGGCTTAAAATAGATACCGGCTATCACCGCACCGGCATCCCGGTCACCGACAATAAAACTATAGGCAGCGCCCTGCAAACTATAGCTGCTTCCGACAAAATGGAGTTTCAGGGTTTTATGGCTCACGATGGCCATACCTATAAACAAACAGATGCCGAAGCTATCCGCGAAATCCATAAAAAGACGGTAGAGTTACTAAACCAGCTGCGCGAGCGCTATAAAGCCCAGTTCCCAAATATAGAACTCTCCATCGGCGATACGCCCAGCTGTAGCATTTTAGAAACTATAGTTGGCGTAGACGAGATCAGGCCCGGCAATTTTGTGTTTTACGACCTCACGCAGCAGCACATCGGTTCTAACAACTATAACCAGATTGCAGTGTGCATGGCCTGCCCGGTAATTGCCAAACACCCCGAGCGCAACGAGCTTATACTTTACGGCGGCAGCGTACATTTCTCGAAAGATGTATTACCGCAATCTGACGGCAGCAATTTGTTCGGTAGGGTAGTGGAGTTAACAGAAAACGGCTGGACTGATCCTGTGGAAGGTATAAATTTGGTTTCGCTGTCGCAGGAACATGGTATTGTAAGAGCTACGCCGGAGCAGTTTGCAAAGTATAAAGTTGGTGATCTGATGTATATTCTGCCTGTACATTCCTGCCTTACCGCTGACATCATGAAAAGCTACCTGACACTGGATGGTGAGCGGCTGGAGCATTTATCAAGCTTGCCGGAAAGCTATCTATAAAAAAGAACCCTGTATTGCTACAGGGCCTGTAATTTAAAGTATAAAATAGTTTTACCTGTCGTAGTTGCGTTCATCGCGGTCTCGGGCATAGCTGTTGTAGTCTGTGTCGCCGTAACCGCCACGGTAATAACCGCTCATGCCATAAGGTTCATCGTAACTGCTGCCACCAAAGCGTGTGCCCATATACTGGCCCGCAGAACCATAATCACCTCGGGTTGCACCGTATTCGTTGCTGCGTGGTGTACGCTCGTAGCCACTGCCCATGTATTTGCCTCTGTCGCCGCCAAAGCTTCGCGTGTTATAGTCACCACGCTCATAGCCAGGTCGGCTGTGGTCTGGGTCCTGGCGTCTTCTGGATGTATAATTGTCATGCTGGCTACGGCTGCTGTCTTCGTAGCGGTAATTGTCAGAGTTCTGACCATGGCTGTCGTAGTCGCTCTGGTAACCGTAACGGCGGCCTTGTGATGCAGACTGTCCTCTGCCCCGGTCGCTGTATCGGCTTTCGCCCATGCCACTCTCAAACTCCGATCCCATATCTGAACTACGGTGATGAGAAAAACCGCCACGTTCGCTGCCAAAGCCCTGTGCGCCTCCATAACTACCCATGTTGCCATAGTTGCGGGCAGTGTCGTACGTCGTCAGGCCACGGTTTGCTACATGCTGCGGATCCCAATCCTGAGGGCTGCGGCGCTGGCTGCTTCTGTAGAATTCATTACTATAGCTGGTTCTGTCTCTGTCTCTGTCTGACGATCGGTAGTCGCTTGAGCGGGAGCTACTCATGTCCTGATCCGGGTGGCGGTAGCGCTCTGAGCGGTGTGTCTGGTAGCTGTCGCGGTCCCTGCCGTAACGGTCTCTTTCATTGTAATTCATAGCTTTTGAGTTTGTTGTTTAAAATGATTGCTAGTATCATAAACGAGCGCTAAATAGCTGAGTTGGTAATGGGCAGGTAAAAGTATAAGCAGGTTAAAAGAACAGATAAGTTCGTATCTACTACTTAATATACTATGCCAGCAC of Pontibacter deserti contains these proteins:
- the hemN gene encoding oxygen-independent coproporphyrinogen III oxidase, with product MTAPVTTPTELLAKYDVPSPRYTSYPTVPFWDETPLTEAAWMLHVKQAFDKTNDTEGISVYMHLPFCEKLCTYCGCNKRITTNHAVEEPYIVAILKEWERYLQVFGRKPRITELHLGGGTPTFFGAENLKLMLGKILEKAELAPDAALSIEVHPNATNAEQLQVLYDLGFRRLSVGIQDFDVRVQFVINRIQTFEKTKEIFDAAREIGYTSINGDIIYGLPMQTADSVRHTIERVKELRPERIAFYSYAHVPWKSKAQRRYSEADLPEPSVKRGLYEMGRAMLEEAGYIEIGLDHFALPTDELYLAAKNGTLHRNFMGYTPRHTELLIGLGCSSISDTRTAFMQNIKEVEAYEEVVNSGILPILKGHELTAEDRLIRKHILNLMCQFRTEWDEAMAPYFTDALDRLQPLAEDGLVEYTNKSIQILPAGHPFVRNIAMCLDSRLWSQQPTTPVFSKSV
- a CDS encoding alanine racemase, coding for MKITVPTLLLDKEKCQCNIRMMVEKARRNNLRLRPHFKTHQSAQVGECFRQEGVESITVSSLRMARYFANHGWTDIMVAIPVNVLELETINELASRVRLHLIVVNEEVLPVLQQGLYHNVAVWLKIDTGYHRTGIPVTDNKTIGSALQTIAASDKMEFQGFMAHDGHTYKQTDAEAIREIHKKTVELLNQLRERYKAQFPNIELSIGDTPSCSILETIVGVDEIRPGNFVFYDLTQQHIGSNNYNQIAVCMACPVIAKHPERNELILYGGSVHFSKDVLPQSDGSNLFGRVVELTENGWTDPVEGINLVSLSQEHGIVRATPEQFAKYKVGDLMYILPVHSCLTADIMKSYLTLDGERLEHLSSLPESYL